aactccttaatcaatagaaaatgtcaaaatctttctagatCTAACTCCACTTcgtcaaaaatatctctaagATGTAGGATAGTATCATCGTCGTTGGAATAGACAAGACAAAAAGTTTGATTTAGatggtcattgatgaataaaaagaagagagtgggtgacaagatagaaccctgaggaacaccactgttaatagacttaaaaaaaacagtggacatctaccacaggagcaaaagaacggtcagacaggaaacttgaaaataaggttacagaaagaaagatagaagccttAAGACGGTTGTCTGAAAATCGAAGTTTGGGCCAGGCTCTAGTAAAAGCTTATGATATGTCTTTTGATAAGGTTactgcaaaagtttcatcaaaatccctaaaagagtaCTACTAAgatttagtaaggaaagccCAGTAGAGCTGCCACGtctgaacccatactggcgatcagatagaaggctgtgaagtgatagattttttaaaatcttcctgttcaggacagattaaaaaaactttggAGAAGCATAAGATCAACGTAGTAGGACTCTACTTTGAGAGCTTAGGCGTACACCACTGAAGTAAAATGTGTGTGCTTTCCAAAGACTCCCTAATGAGCTTTCATTCATAAAGCACACCTGTGAGCCCCATCTTgctcctccagcacattgaccCGGGGGTATATATTGCCTGGCTTGCTGTCGGTGCCACAACCATCACCTCTGTGGCTGTCTCGGCTCGTCTCCGGTGATACAGACACGCGGCAGTCAGTGGTACGTGCCGTCACCCCCGCTGTAAGTTGAAGCTTGAGTGCTGCAGCTGATATTTCACTGCAGTTTGCGATCAGTACTGATACATTTCTGCAtctctgcctttctcttccGAACAGAGCGACATGTGGGTCTCCCTGTATGCAGTAGTAGTGTTGGGAGCAGCAGGCGTGCTGGTCGAAAGTCACAGAAAGGGCAAGGGAGGCAAACATCATGTAATCTCGGCATGGCGACCCCCAGTAaaaccagtcaccaccacccaaGAGTCCAGTACCATACTAAACCCCACAACAGGACCAATATATAGCACCATTACGTCAGATCGCCCCATATCGGAGTCCACCAGCATTTTAGAGCCTCCAACCACACCAGAGCCCACCGCCAACACATCACTATACCCCATAACCTCCTCTGTCCGGTGAGTAGGCTTTTGAACACGTGGCCGTTCATGGCTACGagatatatactgtatatatagaCGCAAAGCGTATAGACAAATAATATTACGATTATTACACCAGCAACCACTCGAACAGCTTTTCCTTTCGtctgaataatgaaaagtattATTTCTGTCTCAtaaaactatctctctctctctctctctctctctctctctctctctctctctctctctctctctctctctctctctctctctcatccatcttcCAATTCCGTGACGCTAAGGGTTAGGAGTTCTGCATAGGCTTCAGCATTTTCCTAAATAGATGTTATCTGCACGGAGGTCTCGTCTGTTCGCCTATCTTGTGTCACGACAGCGGTTCCATCCACACAGCTCACCTGGGCAGTGTGTTAGTCTTGCCGATTTACCTTTGCCTGATTCTCTTCATCTCATAGCTCCGTTTCATTTTTGGTCATCTCACTATCTTCTATTTCCCTCGCGGTTGTGGGGTTAGGGAAAACCCTTCACAGTAGCTCAAACAAATACCACTACCGTATTCTGCGTGCAGTAGGAGGCCATTAAAACTGATGATGAGAGGGGATTATGTTTCCCTCCTCGTTATTTTAATTCCTACATTAAGAGAATGCATGTGGTTTTGTCATAGCCACCTTCTCTTTATGGGGGAACCTCAGCCTGGGATGCAGACAGATATAGATTTGCTTCTATATTTCATGGTTCCTGTTCTCTAATATTCGTGAATTACTTATTTGTCCTCCTGCCGCTGCTAATCACTCGCATGCATATCCTGTGTAATGATGCTATGGTAAAGTAGGTTGATTGATAATATTATGCGATTATTTCAAACACCGCAGATTTTGTGGAATATTGTTCTTCgcctgtttttccatatagctttttatttatttttttttttttttcagatgagaGCATCAGAAGTCTTCGTATAAGTCGTCTGGAGTTAAATTATTAATCTTTCATTATTGTCTGGAGTGTAAATTGGAATGTAAAATTACTGATCTGTTATTTTATGGAgcaaatatttgtgtgtgtgtgtgtgtgtgtgtgtgtgtgtgtgttatctcctGCCTGTGCACTGAAGCTCAATGAATGAATTATCCGTCATCAACAGACCCGTGGATTGTGCAGACCACCTGATAGCCGGGGCCACAGTTAGCGGCGTGTACGAGATATACCCCTTCATGTGAGTGCTCAGCGCTACCCCTCTTATCCATCACAAAAGCTTACTACTCATCACTACGAGTACGTCCAGCCGCCGCCGTCTGTCTCCATGTCGCACCACACCAGCACCGGCTTTCCACACGTGCACCTGACGGCCAGCAATGGAATGAGGAAGGCAGCTGAAGGAATAGTTTTCTTatgataagaaaaatgttactctTATTCTTCACTCTATTGATATAGATTGGATCAACTTTTCTTAACGTAATGCCTTCAGTTGTTTATTATTCGCATAATAAACAACTGAAGGCATTACGTTAAGAAAAGTTGATCCAATCTATATCAATAGAGTGAAGAATAagagtaacatttttcttatcatAAGAAAACTATTCCTTCAGCTGCCTTCCTCATTCCATTGCTGGCCGTCAGGTGCACGTGTGGAAAGCCGGTGCTGGTGTGGTGCGACATGGAGACAGACGGCGGCGGCTGGACGGTGTTTCTCAGCCGACAGCAACAGGAAGTCCTGCTTGACTTCAATCGCACGTGGGACGATTACAAAGCAGGCTTCGGCAGCCCTTACTCCGAGTACTACTTGGGTGAGTGTGGCAGTAGCTGGGACATTCCGCAGTAGTTGTGAGAATTTAACCATACCACAGCAGTACTATACCTTGACacgtttcttcttttcattccttctttattgATTTGAATAAGATTGATTTCTTTCACTTTAATGAGTCTACTAAACGGAAAAGATCGGTTAAACGGACATTTGAGTAAGAAATggttcgtcatttttttttttttttttttttttttttggttttctatTCTTGGAGTAGTCCACGTCATACTaaggttaaaagaaaaaatcattaagCAGCGTTGTAAACTTTCCAAATACTGCACAGGCAATAATGTGCTGCACCACATGACGCACAGCCGTGATTACGCCATCCGTCTGGACGTGGGCTTAGCGTCGGGAGGTTTCGACTTCGCCACCTACAAGAAATTTAAAGTCAATTCTGAGGACAACAGGTAAACACAACCAGGCAGCGACAGgagacaaatatttttttttattattcatagtTTTTATTCTCCATACATGACACGGACAGCTAAGAGTGAACGTTActactctttctcctcgccTGTAAAAGGCTGGGGAAGTTAAGGTCCCTGTCAGTTAGTGATTTTATCGGGAATTAAGGTAGCAGGGGTCACTGCTGCAAGGGCGTAACTATTTGGTATGCGGTGCTCTATAATAAGAAGTGTTCTCTTGTAGCGGTCCTACTAAAGCTGGAGCTTGATTAACTGCTGTCTCCCTTGAAAGTGCAAGGAAGGTTTCTGCGCCACCTCTTGATCTGCAAACCGTGTCTACACATGCACAATATTACACTATGTCTACACGCACAGATAGCCTTGCGTTAACGGTCACTACTTTTACGTTTAACCTGTGATGTggctgtgtttagagagggTTCTGGCAATTATGATCAATATCGGGAAAGAATAATCAGAGACCAGTGTTGCAGAGGGAAACTATCGTAACGAGTTTTCTAAAGGGAAAGTCCACTAACTCAGCTGATCAACCAGAGCTGGGC
This genomic interval from Scylla paramamosain isolate STU-SP2022 chromosome 7, ASM3559412v1, whole genome shotgun sequence contains the following:
- the LOC135101787 gene encoding ficolin-2-like yields the protein MIEADHKSTLTRGYILPGLLSVPQPSPLWLSRLVSGDTDTRQSVSDMWVSLYAVVVLGAAGVLVESHRKGKGGKHHVISAWRPPVKPVTTTQESSTILNPTTGPIYSTITSDRPISESTSILEPPTTPEPTANTSLYPITSSVRPVDCADHLIAGATVSGVYEIYPFMCTCGKPVLVWCDMETDGGGWTVFLSRQQQEVLLDFNRTWDDYKAGFGSPYSEYYLGNNVLHHMTHSRDYAIRLDVGLASGGFDFATYKKFKVNSEDNRYSASLKGFLAGGTSIRDCLRYMKGRYFTTLDKDHDSYEGNCASVRGGGWWYYNCRYFNPTSTFNTSLQLTCYGASRPVTQLQLKLRPAICDYSFKTIDLMDTGCGCTAPEH